A window of Lagenorhynchus albirostris chromosome 11, mLagAlb1.1, whole genome shotgun sequence contains these coding sequences:
- the RHNO1 gene encoding RAD9, HUS1, RAD1-interacting nuclear orphan protein 1, producing MPPRKKRRQISQKPQLLFCQQPLEGPKHCYGSPQLPITHTRQVPSKPLDDSTITSWVSPQFDTTTESWFPVNRKRHCRDQARRSGRQSTSSRFPHLTFESPQSSASSARPGIPLIRDCPGQPEKDISGRPLVPMLSPQSCGELSAHALQNFPYVFIPPDIQSPESSGQGGPIPSVQRENSLPSCSLHTSTPKSPEPGPVLVKDTPEEKYGIKVTWRRRRHLFTYLRERGKLSRNQFLVKN from the exons ATGCCTCCCAGGAAAAAACGCCGCCAAATTTCCCAGAAACCCCAGCTGCtattctgccaacaaccactgGAGGGCCCCAAACACTGCTATGGGTCTCCCCAGCTTCCTATCACCCACACTAGACAGGTGCCCAGCAAGCCCCTTGACGACAGCACCATCACTTCCTGG GTATCACCTCAGTTTGATACAACAACAGAAAGCTGGTTCCCGGTCAACAGGAAACGTCATTGCCGAGACCAGGCAAGGCGTTCAGGTCGACAGTCTACCAGCTCCAGGTTTCCACACCTAACATTTGAGAGTCCACAGTCTTCTGCCAGTTCAGCCAGACCTGGGATCCCCCTAATCAGGGACTGTCCCGGTCAACCAGAAAAGGACATTTCTGGAAGGCCCTTGGTTCCCATGCTCAGCCCCCAAAGCTGCGGGGAGCTGTCAGCACATGCACTTCAGAACTTCCCTTATGTGTTCATTCCACCGGATATCCAGAGCCCAGAGTCCTCAGGGCAGGGAGGGCCCATTCCCTCGGTGCAGAGGGAAAACAGCCTTCCCAGCTGCTCCCTTCACACAAGCACGCCCAAGAGCCCAGAGCCCGGGCCTGTTCTGGTTAAAGACACTCCTGAGGAGAAGTACGGGATAAAGGTCACATGGAGGAGGCGACGACACCTGTTCACTTACCTCAGGGAGAGGGGGAAGCTGAGCAGAAACCAGTTCCTTGTGAAAAACTGA